The proteins below come from a single Moritella sp. F3 genomic window:
- a CDS encoding ABC transporter permease, with amino-acid sequence MNTVTSSHVPTRWERFKNSDLIYYFLRDKVAMFSFAIFLTFLIAALAAPLIAPTDPYDITSIDIMDSELPPSWLEDGDERFMLGTDDQGRDILSTMLYGSRLSLTIGFLAVAVQLVLGIVIGLSAGYFGGRIDSFLMRFADVQLSFSTMMVAIIVSAIFKASFGAEFFSQYAVVMLVVIIGVAEWPQYARTIRASVLAEKQKEYVEAAQVMGLKSMRIMFRHILPNCLSPILVISTVQIANAIMSEAALSFLGLGLPIDQPSLGALISTGFKYIFSGAWWITAFPGVLLVTLVLVINLLGDWLRDAFNPKIYKG; translated from the coding sequence ATGAACACAGTGACTTCTTCTCATGTTCCTACTCGCTGGGAACGCTTTAAAAATTCAGACCTTATCTATTATTTTTTAAGAGATAAGGTAGCAATGTTCAGCTTTGCGATCTTCTTAACTTTCTTGATCGCAGCACTAGCAGCGCCATTAATAGCACCAACAGACCCGTATGATATTACCAGTATTGATATCATGGACTCTGAGTTACCGCCTTCTTGGTTAGAAGACGGCGACGAACGCTTCATGTTAGGTACTGATGATCAAGGTCGTGATATTCTATCAACCATGCTTTATGGTTCACGTTTATCACTGACGATTGGTTTCTTAGCCGTTGCGGTACAGTTAGTACTAGGCATTGTAATTGGTCTGTCTGCAGGTTACTTCGGTGGCCGTATTGATAGTTTCTTGATGCGATTTGCTGACGTACAGCTATCGTTCTCGACCATGATGGTAGCGATCATTGTCTCGGCTATCTTCAAAGCCAGCTTTGGTGCTGAGTTCTTTAGTCAGTATGCCGTCGTCATGCTCGTCGTGATCATCGGTGTGGCTGAATGGCCACAGTATGCACGTACTATTCGTGCGTCTGTATTAGCCGAGAAACAAAAAGAATACGTTGAAGCAGCACAAGTCATGGGCTTAAAGTCAATGCGTATTATGTTTAGACACATACTGCCAAACTGTCTGTCCCCTATCCTAGTGATTTCAACAGTACAGATTGCGAATGCGATCATGTCTGAAGCTGCACTGTCATTCTTAGGCTTAGGTTTACCGATTGACCAACCTTCTTTAGGTGCGTTAATCAGTACTGGCTTTAAATACATCTTCTCCGGTGCTTGGTGGATCACAGCCTTCCCAGGTGTATTACTGGTGACACTGGTTCTAGTAATCAACTTACTAGGTGACTGGTTACGTGATGCGTTTAACCCGAAGATCTATAAAGGTTAA
- a CDS encoding ABC transporter permease, with translation MFTFLIKRLFQALVVMFVISLVAFSIQDNLGDPLRELVGQSVSEDERQALRDDLGLNDPYMTKYSRFLVNALQGDLGTSYFFKRPAAEVIFDKLQATLELVFGAAVIIVFVSIPLGVYSAIHPKSALTKIIMAVSSIGISVPVFLTAIMLMYVFSIELGWLPSYGRGETVNVMGWETGFLTMDGFLHLILPSISLASIMLPLFIRLVRSEMLEALSSEYVKFAKAKGLALNKIYYVHALKNTMLPVITVGGVQIGTMIAYTILTETVFQWPGTGFLFLEAINRVDTPLITAYVIFVGLIFVVTNTLVDLLYGLVNPTVNITGKG, from the coding sequence ATGTTCACATTTCTGATCAAACGCCTATTTCAGGCCTTGGTAGTAATGTTCGTGATCAGTTTGGTAGCATTTTCCATTCAGGATAATCTAGGCGATCCGTTACGCGAATTAGTTGGTCAATCTGTATCAGAAGACGAACGACAAGCACTGCGTGATGATCTAGGTCTAAATGATCCGTACATGACTAAATACAGCCGTTTTCTTGTTAATGCACTACAAGGTGACTTAGGCACCTCGTATTTCTTTAAACGACCTGCAGCAGAAGTTATTTTCGATAAACTTCAAGCAACACTAGAGCTTGTGTTTGGTGCAGCCGTCATTATTGTATTCGTGTCGATCCCATTAGGTGTCTACTCGGCGATTCATCCCAAAAGTGCGCTAACAAAAATTATCATGGCAGTAAGTAGTATTGGTATTTCTGTACCGGTATTCTTAACTGCAATCATGTTGATGTACGTCTTCTCTATCGAACTAGGTTGGCTACCGTCTTATGGACGTGGTGAAACTGTTAATGTCATGGGTTGGGAAACTGGTTTCCTTACTATGGATGGTTTCTTACACTTAATTTTACCAAGCATCTCATTGGCTTCTATCATGTTGCCGCTTTTCATCCGCTTGGTTCGTTCTGAAATGCTTGAAGCGTTAAGTTCTGAATACGTTAAATTTGCTAAAGCGAAAGGCTTAGCATTAAACAAAATTTACTATGTACATGCCCTTAAAAATACCATGCTACCTGTGATCACCGTTGGTGGTGTACAGATCGGTACTATGATTGCTTACACAATCTTGACCGAAACGGTATTCCAGTGGCCAGGAACAGGTTTCCTATTCTTAGAAGCGATTAACCGTGTTGATACACCATTAATTACCGCTTATGTTATTTTTGTAGGTTTAATCTTTGTGGTAACAAATACCCTTGTTGACCTGTTATACGGGTTAGTTAACCCAACAGTAAACATTACAGGTAAAGGATAA
- a CDS encoding peptide MFS transporter, with amino-acid sequence MWNRLNKSMMCCQMLFGLSFYGVMIILTRFFLEDLGYSEADTMMVVGAFSAIGPLFAIAGGFIADKFLGAYRSLTIAYLAFAIGYGLLVFGASASNVQLCLVGIALASYGRGLMSPSYPSLYKRTFASQEDFENGYPVNYSVNNIGAFLGQYLFPMFVLAIGFNGSFMLSAVMAFIAFAILVVSRKPLSTVGADIDQAPVSTKNWIAFTTLSVAMIGLVFFMFSNMDIGQNIIYAIGASAILYFISLMLKSERADALKMGTILIMTVLTTAFFVYYGQMMTSMTMVTINTMRGDLFGFIPIAPEAAMAMNSLWCIVGGPVIVYVFVSLEKRNINFTTATKIGFAFILTAIAFGILTMAVLNVGEDAVIRPEIFMAIHFFQAFAEVIVGSMVVAFILSVAPKHIENFSVSLYSVAMAMSGIVGAVFSTSIAMEKGQEITQEVVQTVYGDYFSLLTGLAVVMVFVAFLASFVIRKMLEKSKEAEDMIISQA; translated from the coding sequence ATGTGGAATCGACTGAATAAATCTATGATGTGTTGCCAAATGCTGTTTGGCTTATCTTTCTACGGTGTAATGATTATTTTAACCCGCTTCTTTTTAGAAGATTTGGGGTATAGCGAAGCCGACACCATGATGGTTGTTGGTGCATTTTCTGCTATTGGTCCGTTGTTTGCTATTGCTGGTGGTTTCATTGCAGATAAGTTCTTAGGCGCTTATCGCTCGTTAACGATTGCTTATCTTGCCTTTGCCATAGGTTATGGCTTACTTGTTTTCGGTGCATCGGCAAGTAATGTACAATTATGTCTGGTTGGTATTGCGCTAGCCAGTTACGGCCGTGGTCTAATGTCGCCTTCATACCCAAGTCTGTACAAACGTACATTCGCAAGCCAAGAAGATTTTGAAAACGGTTACCCAGTTAACTATTCAGTAAACAATATAGGTGCCTTTTTAGGTCAATATTTATTCCCAATGTTCGTACTTGCAATTGGTTTTAATGGCAGTTTCATGTTATCTGCTGTGATGGCTTTCATTGCTTTCGCTATTCTAGTCGTTTCACGTAAACCATTATCAACAGTAGGTGCAGATATTGATCAAGCACCTGTAAGCACCAAAAACTGGATTGCATTCACTACGTTATCTGTTGCAATGATTGGTTTAGTATTCTTCATGTTTTCAAATATGGATATTGGCCAAAATATCATCTACGCAATTGGTGCATCAGCGATCCTTTACTTCATCTCATTAATGCTTAAATCGGAACGTGCTGATGCATTAAAGATGGGGACTATCCTTATCATGACTGTATTAACAACAGCTTTCTTTGTTTATTACGGCCAAATGATGACTTCAATGACGATGGTAACAATCAATACTATGCGTGGTGACTTGTTCGGGTTTATCCCAATTGCACCAGAAGCGGCAATGGCAATGAATTCACTTTGGTGTATCGTTGGTGGCCCTGTGATCGTGTATGTGTTTGTATCGCTTGAAAAACGTAATATTAACTTTACGACAGCAACGAAAATCGGCTTTGCATTTATTTTAACGGCAATCGCGTTTGGTATCCTGACGATGGCCGTACTCAATGTTGGTGAAGATGCTGTTATTCGCCCTGAAATATTTATGGCTATTCATTTCTTCCAAGCATTTGCTGAAGTGATTGTGGGCAGTATGGTTGTGGCATTCATCTTGTCTGTGGCACCGAAACATATTGAAAATTTCTCGGTAAGTTTATATTCAGTCGCAATGGCAATGAGTGGTATCGTTGGTGCAGTATTCTCTACTTCAATTGCGATGGAGAAGGGACAAGAGATCACGCAAGAAGTCGTACAAACAGTTTACGGTGACTACTTTAGCCTATTAACTGGTTTAGCTGTAGTGATGGTATTTGTCGCATTCTTAGCATCATTTGTTATTCGTAAGATGCTTGAGAAGAGTAAAGAAGCAGAAGACATGATTATATCACAAGCATAA
- a CDS encoding prepilin-type N-terminal cleavage/methylation domain-containing protein has product MTSKAVRAQGFTLIELAITIIILAVLAAVAIPKFVNFREDAEISRVKAIAAAYQEAVSFVQIRYQILGLSQNMANIEGFADDNVDVNPSGFPLGIDKNVAMSQPHNIGKGQKGCQSLWEVLLINPPSVSFEDGNSDFQSYRHKGEEGYNSQCSYVLRSLGDTESYKLAAMVINYDAEKGKVTTIFRD; this is encoded by the coding sequence ATGACATCTAAAGCAGTAAGAGCACAAGGGTTCACCCTTATTGAATTAGCTATCACCATCATCATTCTGGCGGTACTAGCGGCTGTCGCGATCCCTAAATTTGTCAATTTCCGTGAAGATGCTGAGATTAGTCGTGTTAAAGCAATTGCGGCCGCTTATCAAGAAGCGGTCAGTTTTGTGCAGATACGTTATCAAATATTAGGCTTAAGCCAAAACATGGCCAATATAGAGGGATTCGCAGATGATAATGTTGATGTAAATCCTAGTGGGTTTCCTCTTGGTATAGATAAGAATGTAGCCATGTCACAACCACACAACATAGGTAAAGGTCAAAAAGGCTGTCAATCATTATGGGAAGTATTATTAATAAACCCACCGTCCGTTTCATTTGAAGACGGCAACAGTGACTTTCAATCATATAGGCATAAGGGAGAAGAAGGTTATAATAGCCAGTGCAGTTATGTCCTACGCAGTTTAGGCGATACAGAATCTTATAAGTTAGCTGCTATGGTCATTAATTATGATGCAGAGAAAGGTAAAGTAACTACAATTTTCAGAGATTAA